The Xiphophorus hellerii strain 12219 chromosome 5, Xiphophorus_hellerii-4.1, whole genome shotgun sequence genome window below encodes:
- the LOC116719604 gene encoding melanin-concentrating hormone receptor 1-like gives MDFLNVSYFSRGDSNLTRAEDDAPHCGASLPVIFGIICFLGIIGNCIVIYTILKKTKCRAKQTVPDIFILNLSIVDLLFLLGMPFLIHQLLGNGTWHFGAAMCTVITALDSNSQIVSTYILTAMTLDRYLATVHPIRFNHIRTPYVAVLVIGLVWVLSMFTIIPVWMYTGLMPLPDGLVACALLLPDLVNDTYWFTLYQFFLAFAIPLVIICLVFFKILQHMSASVAPLPPRSLRVRTRKVTRMAVAICLAFFTCWAPYYILQLIHLGVQNPSIAFSYAYNIAISMGYANSCINPFLYIVLSETFKRHFLRAVRPINRKFRVNPSTTDSVSMRIVPEGAQQEQASREMLPSNDPPQ, from the exons ATGGATTTCTTGAACGTTTCTTATTTTTCTAGGGGAGACTCAAATTTAACAAGAG CTGAAGATGATGCCCCTCACTGCGGTGCCAGTCTGCCTGTCATCTTTGGAATCATCTGTTTCCTGGGCATCATCGGGAACTGCATCGTCATTTACACAATTCTGAAGAAGACAAAGTGTCGTGCCAAGCAAACAGTCCCAGACATATTCATCTTAAACTTGTCAATCGTCGATCTCCTGTTTCTTCTTGGCATGCCGTTCCTCATCCACCAGTTGCTGGGCAACGGTACGTGGCACTTCGGTGCGGCCATGTGCACTGTCATCACTGCCCTCGACTCCAACAGCCAGATTGTCAGCACTTACATCCTCACTGCAATGACCCTTGACCGCTACTTGGCGACTGTTCACCCGATCCGCTTCAACCACATCCGAACACCATATGTAGCTGTACTGGTCATCGGACTGGTGTGGGTACTGTCCATGTTCACAATCATCCCTGTGTGGATGTACACTGGTCTGATGCCTCTGCCGGATGGACTGGTTGCTTGTGCTCTCCTTCTCCCAGATTTGGTCAATGACACGTACTGGTTTACACTTTATCAGTTTTTCTTGGCTTTTGCAATCCCTTTGGTCATCATCTGCCTGGTGTTCTTCAAGATCCTACAACACATGTCCGCCAGCGTGGCACCGCTGCCCCCACGCAGTTTAAGAGTGCGGACCAGGAAGGTGACCCGGATGGCGGTGGCCATCTGCCTCGCTTTCTTTACCTGCTGGGCTCCTTACTACATCCTGCAGCTCATCCATCTCGGGGTGCAGAACCCAAGCATAGCTTTCTCATATGCGTATAACATCGCCATCAGCATGGGTTACGCAAACAGCTGCATCAACCCATTTCTCTACATTGTTCTCAGTGAGACCTTCAAGAGACATTTCCTCCGGGCGGTGCGGCCAATCAACAGGAAGTTCAGAGTAAACCCGAGCACCACAGACAGTGTTAGCATGAGGATTGTACCAGAAGGGGCTCAGCAGGAGCAGGCCTCCAGGGAGATGTTGCCCTCCAATGATCCCCCACAGTGA